A window of the Halichoerus grypus chromosome 2, mHalGry1.hap1.1, whole genome shotgun sequence genome harbors these coding sequences:
- the PHF12 gene encoding PHD finger protein 12 → MWEKMETKTIVYDLDTSGGLMEQIQALLAPPKTDEAEKRSRKPEKEPRRSGRATNHDSCDSCKEGGDLLCCDHCPAAFHLQCCNPPLSEEMLPPGEWMCHRCTVRRKKREQKKELGHVNGLVDKSGKRTTSPSSDTDLLDRSASKTELKAIAHARILERRASRPGTPTSNASTETPPSEQNDVDEDIIDVDEEPVAAEPDCVQPQLRRPFELLIAAAMERNPTQFQLPNELTCTTALPGSSKRRRKEETTGKNVKKTQHELDHNGLVPLPVKVCFTCNRSCRVAPLIQCDYCPLLFHMDCLEPPLTAMPLGRWMCPNHIEHVVLNQKNMTLSNRCQVFDRFQDTISQHVVKVDFLNRIHKKHPPNRRLLQSVRRRSLKVPDAIKSQYQFPPPLIAPAAIRDGELICNGIPEESQTHLLNSEHLATQAEQQEWLCSVVALQCSILKHLSAKQMPSHWDSEQTEKADIKPVIVTDSSITTSLQTADKAPTPSHCPLSCPSGISTQNSLSCSPPHQPPALEDISCSSCAEKSKKAPCGTANGPVSTEVKANGPHLYSSPTDSTDPRRLPGANTPLPGLSHRQGWPRPLTPPAAGGLQNHTVGIIVKTENATGPSSCPQRSLVPVPSLPPSIPSSCASIENTSTLQRKTVQSQIGPPLTESRPLGSPPNATRVLTPPQAAGDGILATGANQRFCSPAPSSDGKVSPGTLPIGSALTVPSFPANSTAMADLTSSLRALTDAHGEIEINMLDEKLIKFLALQRIHQLFPSRVQASPGSVGAHPLAAGGQHTEVQRKEVQARAVFYPLLGLGGAVNMCYRTLYIGTGADMDVCLTNYGHCNYVSGKHACIFYDENTKHYELLNYSEHGTTVDNVLYSCDFSEKTPPTPPSSIVAKVQSVIRRRRHRKQGEEPSEEAAMMSSQAQGPQRRPCNCKASSSSLIGGSGAGWEGTALLHHGSYIKLGCLQFVFSITEFATRQPRGDAGLLQDGVLAEKLSLKPHQGPVLRSNSVP, encoded by the exons TAATCCTCCACTGAGTGAAGAGATGCTGCCTCCTGGGGAGTGGATGTGTCACCGGTGCACTGTTCGCCGAAAG AAACGAGAGCAAAAAAAGGAGCTGGGCCACGTCAATGGACTGGTGGACAAATCCGGCAAACGGACTACATCCCCCAGCAGTGATACTGACTTGTTGGACAGATCAGCCAGCAAAACTGAACTCAAGGCCATTGCCCACGCCCGGATCCTGGAGAGGAGAGCCAGCCGGCCTGGCACGCCCACATCCAACGCCAGCACAGAGACCCCCCCCTCTGAGCAGAATGACGTCGACGAGGACATCATTGACGTGGACGAGGAGCCCGTGGCAGCGGAGCCGGACTGTGTGCAGCCCCAGCTGCGGCGGCCCTTCGAGCTGCTGATCGCTGCCGCCATGGAGCGGAACCCCACCCAGTTTCAGTTGCCCAATGAACTGACTTGTACCACCGCGCTCCCAG GTTCTagcaagaggagaagaaaggaggaaaccaCAGGGAAAAACGTTAAAAAGACACAGCACGAGTTAGATCACAATGGTCTTGTTCCCCTACCAGTCAAAGTCTGCTTCACATGCAACAG GAGCTGCCGCGTGGCCCCTCTCATCCAGTGTGACTATTGCCCCCTCCTATTCCACATGGACTGCCTCGAGCCACCGCTCACTGCCATGCCCCTGGGCAGATGGATGTGTCCGAATCACATCGAACATGTGGTG CTGAACCAGAAGAATATGACGCTGAGCAATCGGTGCCAGGTGTTTGACCGTTTCCAGGACACCATTTCACAGCATGTGGTCAAAGTGGACTTCCTGAACCGAATCCATAAGAAGCACCCTCCTAACCGCCGTCTGCTCCAGTCAGTCAGAAGAAGGAGCTTGAAG GTTCCTGATGCTATCAAATCTCAGTACCAGTTTCCACCCCCTCTCATTGCACCCGCGGCCATTCGGGATGGGGAGCTGATCTGCAATGGGATCCCTGAGGAATCACAGACGCACCTTTTGAACTCTGAgcacttagccacccaggcagaGCAGCAAGAG TGGCTCTGTAGTGTTGTTGCGCTCCAGTGCAGCATATTGAAACATTTATCTGCTAAGCAGATGCCTTCGCATTGGGACTCTGAACAGACAGAGAAGGCTGATATTAAGCCTGTTATTGTGACTGACAGCTCAATCACCACCTCCCTGCAAACAGCTGACAAGGCACCTACACCTTCCCACTGCCCCTTGTCCTGCCCCTCAGGGATTAGCACCCAGAATTCCCTGAGCTGCTCTCCaccccaccagcccccagccctagAGGACATCAGCTGCAGTTCTTGTGCGGAAAAATCCAAGAAAGCCCCCTGCGGGACTGCCAACGGGCCAGTGAGCACAGAGGTGAAAGCCAATGGCCCACACCTCTACAGCAGCCCCACTGATTCCACGGACCCCCGGCGACTTCCAGGCGCCAACACCCCCTTACCAGGCCTCTCCCACCGGCAAGGCTGGCCCCGGCCCCTCACGCCACCAGCGGCTGGGGGGCTTCAGAACCACACCGTCGGCATCATTGTGAAGACAGAGAATGCCACTGGCCCCAGCTCTTGCCCCCAGAGGAGTTTGGTTCCTGTCCCAAGCCTGCCCCCTTCCATTCCCAGCTCTTGTGCCAGCATCGAGAACACCAGCACTTTGCAAAGAAAGACTGTCCAATCACAGATAGGACCTCCGTTGACAGAGTCAAGGCCACTGGGCTCACCCCCAAATGCCACCCGGGTGCTCACTCCCCCCCAAGCAGCAGGAGATGGTATCTTGGCCACAGGAGCCAACCAACGATTCTGCTCACCAGCGCCATCATCAG ATGGCAAGGTCAGCCCCGGCACGCTACCCATAGGAAGCGCTTTAACCGTACCCTCTTTCCCAGCCAACTCTACTGCCATGGCGGACCTCACCAGCTCGCTGCGAGCGCTCACGGACGCTCATGGAG AAATCGAGATAAATATGCTGGACGAGAAGCTGATCAAGTTTCTGGCCTTGCAGAGAATACATCAGCTTTTCCCCTCCCGGGTCCAAGCGTCACCGGGCAGTGTCGGGGCACATCCGCTGGCTGCTGGAGGGCAGCACACAGAAG TGCAAAGAAAGGAGGTACAGGCCCGAGCTGTGTTCTACCCTCTCTTAGGGTTGGGAGGAGCTGTGAACATGTGCTATCGAACCCTCTACATCGGGACAG GAGCTGACATGGACGTGTGCCTTACAAACTACGGTCACTGTAACTACGTGTCCGGGAAACACGCCTGCATATTCTACGatgag aatACCAAACATTATGAGCTGTTAAACTACAGTGAGCACGGGACAACGGTGGACAATGTGCTGTATTCCTGTGACTTCTCTGAGAAGACCCCGCCAACCCCCCCAAGCAGTATTGTTGCCAAAGTGCAGAGTGTCATCA GGCGCCGCCGGCACCGGAAGCAGGGTGAAGAGCCAAGTGAGGAGGCAGCCATGATGAGCTCCCAGGCCCAGGGCCCACAGCGGAGACCCTGCAACTGCAAAGCCAGCAGCTCGAGCTTGATCGGGGGCAGTGGGGCCGGCTGGGAGGGCACCGCCTTACTGCACCACGGCAGCTACATCAAGCTGGGCTGCCTGCAGTTTGTCTTCAGCATCACCGAGTTCGCGACCAGACAGCCCCGAGGCGATGCTGGCCTGCTGCAGGACGGGGTCTTGGCCGAGAAGCTGTCTCTCAAGCCCCACCAGGGCCCCGTGCTGCGCTCCAACTCCGTTCCCTAG